The window TACATCTGTTACAAGAGGCATTTCTAGGATGCCATTTTTAGCATCTAAGTTGCATTTTTCATGTGCAACTACATTGCATCACGAACTTTTGAGATaaataaaagatgtttttggaaACAAGGAATAGCGGGAAAGTCTTGGTTCGTAATGATTGTTTCATGACTTGTCATTTTATTAAACCTGCTATGCATAATTGCACTAATTATTTCCTCTTATTTCTGTTTAATTGTAACAATTAATAATATAGCAAACATGCAGTACTTTTTGCTAGACTTGAGTCTGTGTTAAAAATATTTCGCTCACTATATGCTGTTGATTATGCATGACGAAATTTTAACCACTATGCTTTTGCATTCCATTGAAaacattaaaacaattcaaagaACCTCTCTATTTTGTCCGCAACTTCAGAATGTGAATGCAAAAGGGAAAAACTATAAACTCGTAGCTGTAAGCATGTCAAGAATGTTAGATACAAAATTACATATTAGGACTTGGCTATTGAATTTATGTAAATGCCAATAATTTTATGTTTAGTACTGGATGTAGTTGTAGGCATGTCAAGCATTAAGAACAATGGCATAATGGATACGATGTCCAGATTTAATCATAGTTAATGACCTACTAAAAAAAACTATGGACACCATTTGGTTTTATGGACAATAAGAACAGCATACTTAAAGAACGTTTGAAAAGGGGATAACATGAACTATGTTAAAGCATACATATATATGAACTGGTGCATCTACTTGAAGAATTTGAGTACAATTGCCTCTAGTGATGTACATTAAAATCACATGATTCCGTTGAGACAAAATTCCATCAGTATTGCACCAGCTTAGTCCAAGAGATAAAGAACACAAAAGgtaaagaaaatggaaaaataaTTATTGATTTTATTAGCACAAAGGTGATCTATGAGGAACCCCTTTTCTTCTGCTCATATTTGTGGCCATGTCTTCATCAGACACTCTATTTGCAGACCGTGCACAAATATATGGTCCGCTCCGCTTTTTCCGGACAAAATTTGTGCATGGTGCACTCAAATTCTCAGAGTCCGATGATCCCATGGGCTCATCAACATCAACGAGGGTGGAGTGAGTTGTGtcatcatcagcatcatgaGGAATGAAGAAGTCAGGTCCAAGCTGCAATGTCTTGCATGGGCGCAAGTATGCTGACAAATTTTTCTTCTGCCGTAGTATATACTCCACCTGAAAAAGATGGAGATTGTCAAATAATTTTCATAGCATGTTTTAGAAAACTCATGGTGAGATTCATTGCATTTCATGTCTctacaaagaaaaaaaaccctTTTCTACAAATTTACTGTCATAATCTTCCAACTTGTGTTTATATTGCTATCCTAATTCCCTGTGGAATTTCTTGAGGTACAAGCATACTGACATGGATATTGCATGAAAAACAAGTTCAGATACTTCTCTAGCTAAGTACCTTTTAGAGCATAATTGTTCTCCTCCTCTCATTTAGCATGAATTGTACTGTATAATTTTCTCAGCCACCATAATTCAATTAGATAAAGACACATAAAACAGTGAACAACCATTGCTTATTCGTTTGAGTTAATCACCTTGCAATCCAGTGAGCAGTGGAAATAGGGTTCTTGAAGGCTCCTGTCACAGGAGGTGCAGATATTCCCTGACCCCTTGAATTGCCTATTTTGCGGTCTCTTCTTCAGGAAGATGACCTTAGAGCTGTTAATAGTATAAGACTGCACCATTTTGATACAGAATTATAAGTcttcttgcatattgaacctcAGACAACAATTATCAGACTCGCATGTACACATGCACTGTGCataattgatgtacctgaacgCTGGAGCAATCAATAAGCTTCTCAAGGTCCTCCAGCCGAACAACGTCGTGGTAGACGTACCGCCGCACCTGCAGGAGCCGGTGTACACGGTGTGCTGCCACACAGTGCGGGCAGATGCTGGTGCAGCAGTCAAGGCAACAGATGTTCTTTTCATTCTTTTTTGCATGCTCATGGAAGGAGCATGCTACGAAGAACTTCTGTGTGTTGAGGGCCTCTAACCATGCCGGCTTCCACATTGCCTGCTGATGTTGCGAAATTCCAAACAGTTTTTGCATCAGTAAATGGTGAATTCATATGAGAATTCACAAGATAGCATGAAGAAGGTTAGAGTCCTTACCATGATCATGCATGTAGGTGAAAAGCCCTCTGGTGCTGTGTGTGTTCCGGGCTGGATGAGGCAGGGAGTTTtgaaggggggagagagagagagagagagagagagagagagagagagagcgagcgaaGAGGCTTATTAGAACGCTTGTGAAGGATTGATGGTTTGtgtgtgttggggggggggggggggggggttagtgGGCAAAGAAGTATTAATGAGACAACCAGGAGAGGGGGGCTATATattagcatgacatagggcttttgACAATTGACTCCTTAATCTATGGCACTATCATGGAATGCACCTTGCTTTATGACAGAGTTATAGGCATGTGTAGTTACTTTTTGAATCAGATTTAGAACATGTTCCGTAATTGCTGTTGTAGGTGTTGAGATGCTATACTTCAAAAAGGGGATCTGATTTTGCGATTTCATTGGAAGGGGCTGCAACATCAGTTTGTACCAGGTTTGCATTCCATTGAATTTCCTGGAGTCGACCCAATCAAATTTTTCAATAGCTGCTGTGATAGATAAGTCTGTTAATTCCATTGATAGTTTCACCAGGTTAATCCTGAAACGAACAATACCTTTTTTAAAAGAATTTTATAGTTGACTACTCTGTTTCAAAATTGGTACAAGTGAATCAGCAGCATAAAAGTTTTGCATGACCACTGTCGCGGGATTTCttgggtacccacagccgggtggcggagcgcacccgcctattcccagtgagggaggactcggggaagtactttggcgattgggctgatctagctttgagacaagcacacaagaacacacgatttagagtggttcgggccgccggagcgtaataccctacgtccactaggagaagtattgttcttggttgtgtatgaacctatcctctgcccgGTCTTGGCTTTCACCCAGCCTGCCTTTTTCTAGtgggcgcctcccttttatagaccaaggggtgcggttacataggacgttggggccccgacaagtgggcccaacgtgactgtgcagcatactgcgcggagtacttaaatggctacagtagttatgaattttttctccgatatgcttccatacCCCACCGCCCCTCTGACTCAGGGgagtcttctcttgtcccgtcagctaggtgcccgttggagtatcgtagcttgcggcgtggcctgctgaggctattatgtaggtgtcataatgggtgaagcagagcagtcgtatccatctgtctgggcagactgacaggcgcggcgcgggcggcgccagcggctccactacacgtcttggtaatacgcgatcaatagtgttcCTTGGTCAATGAATCGCCTCagcttctgctacatcaatgcggacgtccacctaccgcaatgaatgcagtggtaggtGAGCCTTAGTATGGAAACCAGGCGGGCATATCTTGCAGAcacatggcggctccggaccacctcgAGACGGGGTGTCGatttcttcccttagtgaggggtccggctactatacagggggtccgggaccccatgaggggtccgggacttccgcgggggtccggactccacgggaggtccggagccccggctgttcgggtTGAGCacctgcctcttccgggacacgcggcgtTCCTGGACCTTTCCCAGCCGTGAGacaggtccgggaccgttgtcgggagaacaggactctggaccacaggggtccggctgtttggacgtagtcaaggacaactacaaggcccttgcctagacacagcaagagggggtaccccagtcctggggtaccgacaaccaCAATTATGAATCTTACCCAATGTGATAACATGGACAGGTGGTCAATTACTGTTTACAACATAAATTTATGTGATATCATAATTTTGAGTATGGCCACAAATTACCATGCAAAGCAGATTATTATAGCTAAAATCTTATTCACTGTATTAAACTCTTGATGTCAAATTCTAATGCCATTGTGATAAGatttccactttcttccaacgaatagaaaaggaaatatTTCACAAGTTCAATTGTGTTGACATTGGAACATGGCAAAGCCGGAAGTTTTACCGTATAGATCCTTTGCATCTCTTGGAGATTGGGCTAATGTGACATGTACATAGTGAGCCAAACAAAACGTACAAAAACAATTCTGGAGGAAGGAAAGGGGAGGTGAGGAGAACGTGGATGCTGTTTCTAGTGTTTCCCAACCCTTGTGCCAACTTTTTAACTTATGACTAAAGCTCAAATCTCTAGCCTTGACACCAGAGCTCACCTCTCTTAAACAAAAAATGAAATGCGGTGCCCAAGGAGCCCCTTTGATTCCTTGTTTGGAGCCTTATGTGTGGGGGTGAGTACGGCCTTTCTTGGGCAACACATGCATACAATACAAATCGACAGCCTCCACTAACAAATTACTGCCTTGGGCTTTGCCCCCATCG is drawn from Panicum virgatum strain AP13 chromosome 1N, P.virgatum_v5, whole genome shotgun sequence and contains these coding sequences:
- the LOC120654871 gene encoding protein RGF1 INDUCIBLE TRANSCRIPTION FACTOR 1 isoform X1, coding for MQKLFGISQHQQAMWKPAWLEALNTQKFFVACSFHEHAKKNEKNICCLDCCTSICPHCVAAHRVHRLLQVRRYVYHDVVRLEDLEKLIDCSSVQSYTINSSKVIFLKKRPQNRQFKGSGNICTSCDRSLQEPYFHCSLDCKVEYILRQKKNLSAYLRPCKTLQLGPDFFIPHDADDDTTHSTLVDVDEPMGSSDSENLSAPCTNFVRKKRSGPYICARSANRVSDEDMATNMSRRKGVPHRSPLC
- the LOC120654871 gene encoding protein RGF1 INDUCIBLE TRANSCRIPTION FACTOR 1 isoform X2, with protein sequence MIMQAMWKPAWLEALNTQKFFVACSFHEHAKKNEKNICCLDCCTSICPHCVAAHRVHRLLQVRRYVYHDVVRLEDLEKLIDCSSVQSYTINSSKVIFLKKRPQNRQFKGSGNICTSCDRSLQEPYFHCSLDCKVEYILRQKKNLSAYLRPCKTLQLGPDFFIPHDADDDTTHSTLVDVDEPMGSSDSENLSAPCTNFVRKKRSGPYICARSANRVSDEDMATNMSRRKGVPHRSPLC